From the genome of Pelobacter propionicus DSM 2379, one region includes:
- a CDS encoding tyrosine-type recombinase/integrase, which produces MKLDSGNITDDLQRWVVAYMQEITNKNLSGRTRDIYAGILDDFVEHSRQFQGELGIEDINRIFLNGYLAERGNTGRRFSATTKKLHITVLKTFFLYITENNDNNHDFEKMFKKMNIKSESNEKPALNEDDVQRLLNYLEKIKRARRNQNTNIRNTLLCKIMLFGGLRAVELTHLRLKDMVYDKEDDIYSLLIEGKGGKQRTVYIPRTLIEDEVETLKEEYGEEWLICSTRNGTIVDRTNLYQIITGIYKRAGVDHTGLHILRHTFARRLVNNNTNLETIRDLLGHSNIAITAKFYAKTNENNKKAAISRLMKEENEGE; this is translated from the coding sequence ATGAAACTCGATTCAGGGAACATTACGGACGATTTACAGCGGTGGGTCGTTGCATACATGCAGGAAATAACAAACAAAAACCTCTCAGGGCGAACCAGAGACATTTATGCAGGGATCCTGGATGATTTCGTGGAACATTCGCGTCAATTTCAGGGAGAACTTGGAATTGAGGACATAAATCGCATCTTTCTCAATGGTTATTTAGCGGAAAGAGGAAACACCGGCAGAAGATTCAGCGCAACAACAAAAAAACTCCATATCACGGTATTAAAGACGTTTTTTCTTTATATCACCGAGAACAATGACAACAACCATGATTTTGAAAAGATGTTCAAGAAAATGAACATTAAGTCCGAATCAAACGAGAAACCAGCTCTTAACGAGGACGATGTTCAGCGTCTTCTCAATTACCTTGAAAAAATCAAGAGAGCGCGCCGAAACCAGAACACAAACATACGAAACACCCTACTTTGCAAAATAATGCTCTTCGGAGGACTCAGGGCCGTCGAATTAACGCATTTGCGCCTCAAAGACATGGTTTACGACAAGGAGGACGATATCTACTCATTATTGATAGAAGGGAAGGGGGGTAAACAACGAACAGTGTATATCCCTCGAACATTGATCGAGGACGAGGTGGAGACGCTGAAAGAAGAGTACGGAGAAGAGTGGCTAATCTGCTCAACCCGTAATGGCACCATTGTCGACCGCACCAATCTTTACCAGATCATCACCGGAATATACAAAAGGGCAGGGGTGGATCATACAGGCCTGCATATCCTCAGGCACACCTTCGCTCGGCGCCTGGTCAACAACAACACGAACCTGGAAACAATTAGAGACCTACTCGGACACTCAAATATCGCCATCACAGCGAAGTTTTACGCGAAAACGAATGAGAACAACAAGAAAGCCGCGATATCGCGCTTAATGAAAGAAGAAAACGAAGGAGAGTAG
- a CDS encoding response regulator transcription factor, with translation MKYLLIEDERKIAGFIKRGLEEGNCQVVIVGDGAEGLRLAQTGEYALVILDLGIPEIDGLSVLKELRSTGNQVPVLILTARKLPEEVVAGLEAGSDDYMGKPFAFRELRARIAALLRRAGRNRGSEVVFGELKLDPVTHRFWRSGNEISLSEKEYCLMEYMIRNPNQILTRSMIASNCWVNTFEGKFSNIIDVYVTYLRRKVDVGYPTKMIHTVRGKGYILREY, from the coding sequence GTGAAATATCTTCTGATCGAAGACGAAAGGAAAATTGCAGGTTTCATCAAGCGCGGTCTGGAGGAGGGGAATTGCCAGGTGGTGATTGTCGGTGATGGTGCTGAAGGTTTGCGTCTGGCTCAAACAGGTGAATATGCATTGGTGATTCTGGACTTGGGTATACCTGAAATTGATGGTTTGAGTGTTTTGAAGGAATTGCGCTCAACGGGTAATCAGGTGCCGGTATTGATCCTGACAGCTCGAAAATTGCCTGAAGAGGTTGTTGCTGGCCTTGAAGCTGGCTCCGATGACTATATGGGAAAGCCATTTGCTTTTCGTGAGCTACGGGCCCGCATTGCGGCATTATTAAGAAGGGCCGGCCGAAACCGAGGATCTGAGGTTGTTTTTGGAGAACTTAAATTAGATCCAGTTACCCACAGATTTTGGCGTAGCGGAAACGAGATATCCTTGTCTGAAAAAGAATACTGTCTCATGGAGTACATGATACGGAATCCAAATCAAATATTGACTCGCTCCATGATCGCAAGTAATTGTTGGGTAAATACTTTTGAAGGAAAATTCAGTAACATAATTGACGTGTATGTGACATATCTTCGTAGGAAGGTTGACGTTGGTTATCCAACCAAAATGATCCATACTGTCAGAGGTAAAGGGTATATATTGCGCGAGTATTAA
- a CDS encoding integration host factor subunit alpha, whose protein sequence is MTKADITEKVSNTIGVPKREAADLVETVLSIMKDTLASGERIKISGFGCFNVKQKTDRRGRNPQTGERLTISARRVLTFKPSSILRDAINSVTDDSSSQTN, encoded by the coding sequence ATGACAAAAGCGGATATCACCGAAAAAGTGAGTAACACTATAGGAGTCCCCAAGAGGGAAGCAGCAGATTTAGTCGAAACCGTCCTCTCCATCATGAAAGACACTCTTGCCTCCGGAGAGAGGATCAAGATTTCGGGCTTTGGTTGCTTCAACGTAAAGCAGAAGACAGACAGACGTGGGCGCAACCCACAAACAGGTGAGAGACTCACCATCTCTGCCCGGCGCGTTCTCACATTCAAGCCAAGTTCTATTTTACGCGATGCGATTAATTCCGTGACCGACGACAGCAGCAGCCAAACCAATTAA
- a CDS encoding DUF5131 family protein → MISCCSSLSQDLSKVIPLGMFWTKRWHLVSGCTPVSAGCENCWMRREARLRCGHPYASIRALHEDLLTEAGQWNGTVRFNAQLLEVPLHSRVPQIFAIWSDLFHESVSDADIDRAMAVVLACRVFSNRPHRFVAPTKRSSRQRRYFSSRKPAELLQAWAKAGNEFIFCKAPEISFSEQVMGLCYGPADSMGRILKDHGEWGYIEKLFPLPNLIGCVTTENQQAVDKRIPDFLKTPFRTRLVLAEPLLGAISLLGSKDLVHGVLAGGESGNSARPSHPDWFRQLRDQCGHDDLPFFFKAWGEWLPHGQEVMNSLLLPNDLPAASWYRWQDGNRSIKVGKRGAGRLLDGQEHNDLPVVI, encoded by the coding sequence ATGATATCTTGTTGTTCTTCGCTGTCTCAAGACCTGTCAAAAGTTATTCCCTTGGGTATGTTTTGGACAAAGCGATGGCATTTGGTTTCTGGATGCACGCCTGTATCGGCAGGGTGTGAAAACTGCTGGATGCGCCGGGAGGCCAGGCTCCGCTGTGGTCATCCTTACGCCTCGATTCGAGCGCTTCACGAAGACTTGCTCACAGAGGCTGGCCAGTGGAATGGAACAGTCAGGTTTAATGCTCAGTTGCTGGAAGTTCCGCTACACTCAAGGGTGCCACAGATTTTTGCAATCTGGTCTGATCTTTTTCATGAATCCGTGTCTGATGCAGACATTGATCGAGCTATGGCCGTAGTGCTGGCCTGTAGGGTTTTTTCCAATCGACCACACCGGTTTGTTGCCCCCACAAAGCGGTCTAGCCGACAGCGACGGTACTTCTCCTCCAGGAAGCCGGCAGAGCTTCTGCAGGCATGGGCAAAAGCAGGAAACGAGTTCATTTTTTGCAAGGCCCCGGAAATTTCTTTCAGCGAGCAGGTCATGGGGCTTTGTTATGGACCTGCCGACAGCATGGGGAGAATTCTCAAGGACCATGGCGAATGGGGGTACATAGAAAAGCTCTTTCCCTTGCCAAATTTGATTGGATGTGTCACCACCGAAAATCAACAAGCTGTGGATAAGCGGATCCCCGATTTTCTGAAAACGCCGTTCCGCACCCGTTTAGTCCTTGCTGAACCCCTGTTGGGGGCGATCAGTTTGCTTGGATCTAAGGACCTGGTTCATGGTGTGCTCGCTGGCGGTGAATCTGGAAATTCTGCACGCCCATCTCATCCGGACTGGTTCAGGCAATTACGAGATCAGTGTGGACATGATGATCTCCCCTTTTTTTTCAAGGCCTGGGGCGAATGGTTACCGCACGGTCAGGAAGTGATGAATTCGCTCTTGCTACCCAACGATCTTCCCGCGGCGAGCTGGTATAGATGGCAAGACGGTAATCGCTCGATAAAAGTTGGAAAGAGGGGAGCCGGACGCCTGCTGGATGGCCAGGAACACAATGATCTCCCGGTGGTCATATGA
- a CDS encoding UvrD-helicase domain-containing protein translates to MRMTEEQKAIVEHHGNARVNACAGSGKTSTCLEYIKARPSANTLYLAFNSTVRAEATRKFKKAGLTNVTVHTSHSLAYQAVVAGKGYQLHQNGSLRPFDVLNWHDPKVKFRDEMDRMLFAKHVCDLMSAYCNSDKTKIFHVDYYGMVKECSNSRSFVGRYLDNIENAVEILLSDMWHGKIPITHESYIKKYHLTCPDLSEFTHILFDEGQDANPVQLSIFLNQTASTKIIVGDSHQSIYGFNGAVDSLSKVNFPLLRLSASFRFGEDIANTAMRALRLKKLLGLSLDGFNIRGLGGDIEVDSHAQAYIARSNIGLLNEAIDVVIEQKKKAAFEGDIKSYSFLSGGASIYDVLNLHLGKPERIRDPFIANFENYEDLKKYQALTKDQDLGLVMSLVERYKGSLFILIKEIKKLAVPKQEAEVIFSTVHRSKGLEYPTVRLCKDLITGKKIMQKLATNKNDPNNKTEISELVEEINMLYVAVTRATKMLLYDFTISVKPNAAQ, encoded by the coding sequence ATGAGGATGACCGAAGAACAAAAAGCTATTGTGGAGCATCATGGTAATGCCAGGGTCAATGCTTGCGCCGGCAGCGGGAAAACCTCGACGTGTTTGGAGTACATCAAGGCTCGGCCGAGTGCAAACACATTGTATCTAGCTTTCAATAGCACAGTACGGGCAGAGGCCACAAGGAAGTTCAAAAAGGCTGGTCTGACCAATGTAACTGTCCATACATCCCACTCTCTGGCTTATCAGGCGGTCGTCGCCGGGAAAGGATATCAACTGCATCAAAATGGCAGTCTGCGTCCATTCGATGTGCTCAACTGGCACGATCCAAAGGTTAAATTCAGGGATGAGATGGATCGTATGCTGTTTGCAAAACATGTCTGTGATCTTATGAGTGCGTATTGCAATTCTGACAAGACAAAGATATTTCATGTTGACTACTATGGTATGGTTAAAGAATGCTCAAACTCAAGGAGTTTTGTTGGTCGCTATCTCGATAACATTGAGAATGCTGTTGAAATACTTCTTTCTGATATGTGGCATGGCAAAATACCGATAACTCATGAATCATATATCAAGAAGTACCATCTTACATGCCCTGACCTTTCTGAATTTACGCATATCCTGTTTGATGAAGGCCAAGACGCCAACCCAGTTCAGTTGAGTATATTTTTGAATCAGACTGCATCAACCAAGATCATCGTAGGTGATAGCCACCAATCGATATATGGTTTTAATGGAGCTGTAGACAGTCTTTCTAAAGTAAACTTTCCTTTATTACGACTATCAGCCAGCTTCCGATTTGGTGAAGACATTGCAAACACAGCAATGAGAGCTTTAAGGCTAAAAAAACTGCTGGGCTTGTCACTTGATGGTTTCAATATAAGGGGACTTGGAGGCGATATCGAAGTGGATTCTCATGCACAAGCCTATATTGCGCGCAGCAACATCGGTTTGCTGAATGAAGCGATCGACGTTGTTATAGAGCAGAAAAAGAAAGCAGCTTTTGAAGGAGATATTAAATCCTATTCCTTCCTTTCTGGCGGCGCATCTATTTACGATGTGCTAAATCTTCATCTTGGAAAGCCAGAAAGGATCAGAGACCCTTTCATTGCAAACTTCGAAAACTATGAAGATCTCAAAAAGTATCAAGCACTGACCAAAGACCAAGATCTTGGTTTGGTTATGAGTCTAGTTGAGCGATATAAGGGCAGTCTTTTTATTCTTATTAAGGAGATTAAAAAACTAGCTGTACCTAAGCAAGAGGCCGAAGTTATATTCAGTACCGTTCACCGTTCAAAAGGTCTAGAGTATCCAACTGTAAGGCTTTGCAAGGACTTAATAACTGGAAAAAAGATTATGCAAAAATTAGCTACAAACAAAAACGACCCAAACAACAAAACAGAAATATCTGAACTTGTCGAAGAAATCAACATGCTGTATGTGGCAGTAACCAGAGCTACAAAAATGCTATTGTATGACTTTACAATATCAGTAAAACCTAATGCTGCTCAATAA